One Leucoraja erinacea ecotype New England chromosome 5, Leri_hhj_1, whole genome shotgun sequence DNA segment encodes these proteins:
- the cmpk2 gene encoding UMP-CMP kinase 2, mitochondrial encodes MASSLGSVLYKQWAKRVFAIECGSSSEPLYFALSPSAEGQWDERCRLHRLLSRTATYSLSVASDSRVRGAEAYVRLQSELARLPDRCRVLEMTAFFPNEEGSSIKGFLVQDEGGCLTTERVLRDLARESGQTCLCTYWRGAEGRMWQSLGRHSEGSRGEILNNCLALAEKPQLHPSVLNIKNSVVFSKYEEACAVFQECAELFPEAKEVLQIVAQYNGTYKKGRFPVIVIEGLDATGKSTLTESLRASIQATLLKSPHDCIGHLRKAFDVKLPLIRRAFYTLGNYITASAIASASETSPVIVDRFWHSTAAYAIATEVSGKVDNLPPPHHELYQWPQDLLQPDLVLLLTVSADERIRRLEQRAEMKTKEEAELEINSLFRQKVEATYRRMEKPACVVVDASASKEEVLKTALLIIEKYCGIKKT; translated from the exons ATGGCCAGTTCGCTGGGCTCGGTGCTCTACAAGCAGTGGGCGAAGCGGGTGTTTGCCATCGAGTGCGGCAGCAGCTCGGAGCCGCTGTACTTCGCGCTGAGCCCCAGCGCCGAGGGGCAGTGGGACGAGAGGTGCAGGTTGCACCGGCTGCTCAGCCGCACCGCCACCTACTCGCTGTCCGTCGCCTCCGACAGCAGGGTCCGCGGTGCAGAGGCGTACGTGAGGCTGCAGAGCGAACTCGCCCGGTTGCCAGACAGATGCCGAGTCCTGGAAATGACCGCGTTCTTCCCCAACGAAGAGGGTTCTTCCATCAAAGGGTTCCTGGTCCAAGACGAGGGAGGTTGTCTCACCACGGAGCGTGTGCTGCGGGATCTGGCCCGTGAGAGCGGCCAGACCTGCCTGTGCACCTACTGGAGGGGCGCCGAGGGCAGAATGTGGCAGAGCCTGGGGCGACACAGCGAGGGCAGCCGCGGGGAGATCCTCAACAACTGCCTGGCACTGGCCGAGAAACCGCAGCTGCACCCCTCCGTCTTAAACATCAAAAACTCTGTTGTATTCTCCAAGTATGAAGAGGCTTGCGCCGTCTTTCAGGAG TGTGCCGAATTATTTCCTGAAGCCAAGGAGGTTTTGCAAATAGTGGCGCAATATAATGGGACTTACAAGAAGGGTCGATTCCCAGTAATTGTGATAGAAGGGCTCGATGCCACAG GAAAAAGTACTTTGACTGAGTCTTTAAGAGCATCGATCCAAGCAACACTTTTGAAATCACCACACGATTGCATTGGGCATTTGAGAAAAGCTTTTGATGTAAAATTACCTCTAATCCGGCGAGCCTTTTATACTTTGGGCAATTACATAACTGCCTCCGCCATAGCAAGTGCATCAGAAACATCCCCAGTTATTGTGGATCG GTTCTGGCACAGTACCGCAGCATATGCAATTGCGACTGAAGTCAGTGGAAAGGTGGACaacctccctccaccccaccatGAACTATACCAGTGGCCCCAAGATCTACTTCAACCGGATTTGGTGCTCTTGCTCACAGTCAGTGCGGACGAGAGGATCCGGCGCTTGGAACAGAGAGCGGAGATGAAAACAAAGGAAGAAGCTGAACTGGAAATCAACAGCCTGTTTCGACAAAA